In one Mucilaginibacter ginsenosidivorax genomic region, the following are encoded:
- a CDS encoding putative Ig domain-containing protein, giving the protein MIRKIFILLFLATGFLTARAQEVSISKGWKFTVGDSAQWASPTYNDQHWQAANLNDNWERQGHPNYDGFGWYRTKVVIPSSLKDKSYLKDSLRLNLGTVDDNDEVYLNGKLVAKYGGYGGTIKDGHYGGRSYTIAANNPAILWDKENVLAVRIFDTGGDGGLVTSGYGSTFNITMADVMDHVAVNTEADFVYGDNNSLSKSVKLHTTNAYQYSGTLAFKVTDPENGTVLYEKTNPANFTSGKPFTYSFSIARLAKRSYTISYTFTDTKSGKSIVQTETTPYILTPYPTAKVKINGADVFGARPGHPFLYLIPATGKRPLLYKVAGLPECLKVDAATGVISGSVAQKGNYPVTFTVSNSLGAKTKQFTISIGDNIGLTPALGWNSWNAWGLSVNDEKVRISAKAMIDKLSAHGWAYINIDDGWEAENRAADGKIVTNSKFPDMKGLADFVHGLGLRIGIYSSPGPRTCGGFLGSWQHEDQDAQTYADWGIDYLKYDWCSYSDIAPKPDLDGLKKPYQVMQASLGKTNRDIMYSLCQYGWGNVWEWGADVNGNSWRTTGDIQDTWQSMSTIGFNQGPAAPHAQPGHFNDPDMLVVGKVGWGPSLHNTRLTFDEQYTHISLWSLLASPLLIGCDMGHLDAFTLSLLTNDEVLAIDQDALGKGANQYIKKDDYQVWVKELKDGGKAIGLFNTSDKYQTISLDKTDPAIAGYTKFRDAWQQKYIVVTGNALTAKVAPHGVLLVRVEK; this is encoded by the coding sequence ATGATAAGAAAGATTTTTATCCTATTATTTCTCGCCACGGGCTTCCTGACAGCCCGGGCGCAGGAGGTTTCCATTAGCAAAGGCTGGAAATTTACAGTCGGCGATTCGGCCCAGTGGGCGTCGCCAACTTATAACGACCAGCATTGGCAGGCCGCCAACCTTAACGACAACTGGGAACGCCAGGGCCACCCAAACTACGATGGCTTTGGCTGGTACCGTACTAAAGTTGTAATACCCTCGTCATTAAAAGATAAATCCTATCTGAAAGACAGCCTGCGTTTAAATTTGGGCACGGTTGATGATAATGACGAGGTTTACCTTAACGGTAAACTTGTAGCCAAATACGGCGGTTACGGTGGTACCATAAAAGATGGCCATTACGGCGGCCGTTCCTACACCATAGCAGCAAACAACCCTGCTATTTTATGGGATAAAGAAAATGTGCTTGCAGTGCGCATATTTGATACCGGTGGCGATGGTGGCTTGGTAACCAGCGGCTACGGCAGCACATTTAACATCACCATGGCCGATGTAATGGATCATGTAGCTGTAAATACCGAAGCTGATTTTGTATACGGCGACAACAACAGCCTGAGCAAAAGTGTTAAACTACACACCACAAATGCTTACCAGTACAGCGGCACCCTTGCATTTAAAGTAACCGACCCGGAAAACGGCACCGTGCTTTACGAAAAAACAAACCCGGCCAATTTTACCAGCGGCAAGCCGTTTACCTACTCGTTTTCGATAGCGCGCCTGGCAAAAAGATCATATACCATCAGTTATACTTTTACCGACACCAAATCGGGCAAATCGATAGTACAAACAGAAACTACGCCTTACATTTTAACGCCTTACCCAACGGCAAAGGTGAAAATTAATGGTGCCGATGTATTTGGGGCGCGGCCGGGCCACCCGTTCCTTTACCTGATACCGGCCACTGGTAAAAGGCCATTACTGTACAAGGTTGCTGGGCTTCCCGAATGTTTAAAGGTTGATGCCGCAACCGGGGTAATCAGCGGTTCGGTAGCTCAAAAGGGAAATTACCCGGTAACTTTTACAGTTAGCAACAGCCTGGGCGCAAAAACAAAACAATTTACCATTAGCATTGGCGATAATATTGGTTTAACCCCTGCTTTAGGCTGGAACAGCTGGAACGCCTGGGGCCTGAGTGTTAACGACGAAAAGGTACGCATATCTGCCAAAGCTATGATTGATAAATTGAGTGCACATGGATGGGCTTACATCAATATCGATGATGGATGGGAGGCAGAAAACCGTGCTGCCGATGGCAAAATTGTAACCAACAGCAAATTTCCCGATATGAAAGGCCTCGCCGATTTTGTGCATGGTTTAGGCCTGCGCATAGGTATTTACTCGTCGCCGGGCCCGCGTACCTGCGGTGGCTTTTTAGGCAGCTGGCAGCATGAAGACCAGGATGCCCAAACATACGCCGATTGGGGTATCGACTATTTAAAATACGATTGGTGCTCTTATTCGGATATTGCACCCAAACCAGATCTGGACGGATTGAAGAAGCCTTACCAGGTAATGCAGGCCTCATTAGGTAAAACAAACCGCGATATCATGTACAGCCTGTGCCAATATGGCTGGGGCAATGTATGGGAGTGGGGTGCCGATGTAAATGGCAATAGCTGGCGCACAACGGGCGATATCCAGGATACCTGGCAAAGTATGTCCACCATCGGTTTTAACCAGGGGCCGGCGGCGCCACATGCCCAGCCCGGCCATTTTAACGATCCGGATATGCTGGTTGTTGGCAAAGTAGGATGGGGCCCAAGCCTGCATAACACCAGGCTTACGTTTGATGAGCAGTACACGCACATTAGCTTGTGGAGCCTGCTTGCATCACCTTTGTTAATTGGTTGCGATATGGGGCACCTGGATGCCTTTACGTTAAGCCTGCTTACCAACGATGAAGTGCTGGCCATTGACCAGGATGCTTTGGGTAAAGGCGCAAACCAGTATATCAAAAAAGATGATTATCAGGTTTGGGTAAAAGAATTGAAAGATGGCGGTAAGGCTATCGGCCTGTTCAACACATCCGATAAATACCAAACCATCAGCCTTGATAAAACCGACCCGGCAATAGCTGGCTACACCAAATTCAGGGATGCCTGGCAGCAAAAGTATATTGTGGTTACCGGCAATGCCCTAACCGCTAAAGTAGCGCCGCATGGTGTACTGCTGGTACGTGTAGAAAAATAA
- a CDS encoding glycoside hydrolase family 127 protein: protein MRKNICLLLAVCCSFSAFAQKQQDYPIQPVPFTSVKLADHFWNSRIETNRTATIPASFTRCESTGRVKNFQMAAARSGKFCTTYPFDDTDIYKTIEGASYSLAVHPDKQLDHYLDSIITIVGKAQEPDGYLYTARTIDPIHPQAWAGPERWVNEQNMSHELYNAGHMYEAAAAHFMATGKRNFLNIALKNADLLVRTFGPGKRTVAPGHEIVEMGLVRLYRISGKKEYLDLAKFFIDARGHKEYNKKSKNPFENGVYWQDDTPVTNQDEAEGHAVRAMYLYSGMTDVAALTGDKEYIAAIDKIWDNMVSQKLYVQGSIGAVGDGERFGGNYELPNTTAYNETCAAIGNVFWNQRMFLLHGDSKYIDLLEKTLYNGLISGVGLDGKSFFYTNAMQIRDSFTHPDIERERSGWFTCSCCPTNIVRLIPSIPGYMYAQNGKDVYVNLFISGSANLKVAEKELKITQQNNYPWDGGLVFNIDPASAMDMNLKIRIPGWAQDKAIPSDLYSYEKPSAQKIEIKVNGKAVDYQMDHGYAVISKKWKKNDRVELTLPMDVQRVIANEKLADDNGKIAIQRGPIMYCAEWKDNAGKPSSFIIPKDVVFTPSYNADLLNGVITLKADVKSVNVDEANQNVSTVTSTLTAIPYYSWANRGKGEMTVWFPEQVKYVDLLSK, encoded by the coding sequence ATGCGTAAAAACATCTGTTTATTATTAGCTGTATGCTGCAGCTTTTCGGCTTTTGCACAAAAACAGCAGGATTATCCTATCCAGCCGGTTCCGTTTACAAGTGTAAAACTGGCCGATCATTTCTGGAATTCGCGGATTGAAACCAACCGCACGGCCACTATTCCGGCATCGTTTACCCGTTGCGAAAGTACCGGCAGGGTAAAAAACTTCCAGATGGCGGCAGCCCGTTCGGGCAAGTTTTGCACTACTTACCCGTTTGATGACACCGATATTTATAAAACCATAGAAGGTGCTTCCTATTCGTTAGCGGTTCATCCCGATAAACAGCTGGATCATTATCTTGATTCAATAATTACCATAGTAGGCAAGGCGCAGGAACCCGATGGCTACCTGTACACCGCCCGCACTATCGACCCGATACATCCGCAAGCATGGGCCGGCCCAGAGCGCTGGGTAAACGAGCAAAATATGAGCCATGAGCTTTACAATGCCGGCCATATGTACGAAGCTGCCGCCGCGCATTTTATGGCTACAGGCAAGCGCAATTTTTTAAATATCGCCCTTAAAAACGCCGATTTACTGGTACGCACTTTTGGTCCCGGCAAACGCACGGTTGCACCCGGCCATGAAATTGTAGAGATGGGCTTGGTACGCCTGTACCGCATCAGCGGCAAAAAGGAATATCTTGACCTGGCCAAATTTTTTATTGACGCCCGTGGCCACAAGGAATACAACAAAAAAAGCAAAAATCCATTCGAAAACGGTGTTTACTGGCAGGATGATACCCCTGTTACCAACCAGGACGAAGCCGAAGGCCATGCCGTACGGGCAATGTACCTGTATTCGGGCATGACAGATGTTGCAGCCCTCACCGGCGATAAAGAGTACATCGCCGCTATTGATAAGATTTGGGATAACATGGTGAGCCAAAAGCTATACGTACAGGGCAGCATAGGCGCCGTTGGTGATGGCGAACGCTTTGGCGGCAATTATGAACTGCCAAACACCACCGCCTATAACGAAACCTGCGCAGCTATTGGCAATGTTTTCTGGAACCAAAGGATGTTTTTATTGCACGGCGATTCTAAATACATCGACCTGTTGGAGAAAACCCTGTATAATGGCTTAATTTCGGGTGTTGGGCTCGATGGTAAATCTTTCTTTTACACCAATGCTATGCAAATCCGCGATAGCTTTACGCATCCGGATATTGAGCGTGAGCGCTCGGGCTGGTTTACCTGCTCGTGCTGCCCAACCAATATCGTGCGGTTAATTCCTTCTATCCCCGGTTATATGTACGCCCAAAATGGTAAGGATGTGTATGTAAACCTGTTCATCAGCGGATCGGCAAACTTGAAGGTTGCCGAAAAGGAGCTTAAAATTACCCAGCAAAATAATTACCCATGGGATGGCGGTTTGGTATTCAACATCGATCCGGCATCGGCTATGGATATGAACCTCAAAATACGTATCCCGGGCTGGGCACAGGATAAAGCTATCCCGTCTGATTTGTACAGCTACGAGAAGCCATCGGCACAAAAAATAGAAATAAAAGTAAACGGTAAAGCCGTTGATTACCAAATGGATCATGGCTACGCGGTGATAAGCAAAAAATGGAAAAAGAACGATAGGGTAGAACTCACCCTGCCCATGGATGTACAGCGTGTAATAGCCAACGAAAAACTGGCCGACGACAACGGGAAAATCGCCATCCAGCGCGGCCCTATCATGTATTGCGCCGAATGGAAGGATAATGCAGGCAAACCAAGCAGTTTTATTATTCCTAAAGATGTTGTTTTTACCCCAAGCTATAATGCCGATTTGCTAAATGGCGTAATTACATTAAAGGCCGATGTAAAAAGTGTTAATGTTGATGAAGCTAATCAGAATGTGAGTACCGTTACCAGCACGCTAACAGCTATCCCTTACTACTCATGGGCAAACCGTGGTAAAGGCGAAATGACAGTTTGGTTCCCGGAACAGGTGAAGTATGTGGATTTGTTGAGTAAGTAG
- a CDS encoding glycoside hydrolase produces MKRKFLTTVLLCCCFLACLATIADFSGSWAGILTMENGDQYPLTYNFKIDGDKLTGTVQTPKGELPVDDGKINGDKFTFTVTLGDIEIPHSGKFYGDSIGVDIAANGVKAHTTLKRK; encoded by the coding sequence ATGAAAAGAAAATTCTTAACAACTGTATTGCTGTGCTGCTGCTTTTTGGCCTGTTTGGCTACCATTGCCGATTTTAGCGGAAGCTGGGCAGGAATTTTAACCATGGAGAATGGCGACCAATATCCTTTAACCTACAACTTTAAAATTGACGGGGATAAATTAACCGGCACTGTGCAAACCCCAAAAGGCGAACTACCCGTCGACGATGGCAAAATTAACGGAGATAAATTCACGTTTACAGTTACCCTTGGCGATATCGAGATACCACACAGTGGCAAATTTTATGGCGATTCTATCGGAGTGGACATCGCGGCTAATGGGGTTAAAGCGCATACTACGCTGAAAAGGAAGTAG